In Thermococcus sp. 21S7, the genomic window CCAAGTTGCCGTGGTCTGTTTACCCTGCCAGGCACAGTTCTTTGGCCAGATGAGGGACTTTCCAATGCTGGAGACGGACTTCGGCGAGAGGATCAAATACATCATAAGCCTGTTCTGCATGGGCACCTTCGCCTTTGAGACCTTCATAAACTATCTGTACCTGAATCACGGCATAAAGGGACGAGACGTGAGGGATATAGTCCTCAGAGGAGACGTTATAGAGGTCTACCACCCTGAGGGGATTCTGAAGCTCTCGATTGGGGAAATCTACAGGTATCTCCAAGTTGGCTGTTTGGTATGTACTGACTATACAGGCAGCTGGAGCGATATCTCCGCCGGGGTCATTGAGACGAAACCGGGTTGGACGATACTCCTTGCCAGAAATAAAAAGGCGGATGAGCTTATAAAAAATGCCAAAAAACGCGGCTATATCGAAGTTAGGGATGGGTCCCCGTTTATTGGGGAGGTGATCAATGGAGCCAGAGAAAAGCTCGCTCGATCTCAGAAGAATATGATGTGCATGTTCTAACCCCTGTTCTTGGGTTACTTTCCTTTTTTGGGTAAATCTGTACACCGGTCCATGCATTCAATGGGTAGCTTCAGGAAAAAGATAACGTTAAAAGTCTCCCCTTTCGTATCCTCTTCAGGTGGGAGCATGGAGCGAAAGACGTTCTACAGAATCCTGCTCGTCGTGGTTCTTATCCTCACGGTCATCTACACCCTCGGGATAATGGGCCTCATACCCTTCCGGTGGAGCTACTACATCACCATCTTTATGATAGCCCTCTTTTTGGCCCTCAGGATAGAGAGGAGAGCCTCCGGCCATTAGGGATTTAAGCGGATCAGGATGATAAAAAAGAAACCCTAAACCTCTTCGCTGCTGGAGGCGGTTAACTCGCTGGAGCTTAACCATCAAGCGCAGGGAAGAGGTAAGCGCTAGTAAATGTCATCCTCCAGCACTAAGAACGCTGAGGAAACCTTAAACGCCAGTCCCTTGACCCTACCTTCCCTTTCAGCTGCCGCTATGCTTCTTCCAATCATCTCGGCTATTTCGGTGTCGCTCCACGACCTAGACTTCCTGGAGGCCCCGATGATGACCTTAAATTTACCTCCTTCCCCCGTAGGAACCCGGATCCAATTTACTTTGACTTTCTCGACCTCTGAAATCCTTTCCAGGAGGAACGCCTCCAGCATCCTTGCTGAAATCTCCTTTCCACCGCCTTCCTTGAGTTTTTCGGCAAGTCCCCCGATATCTGCCTCGCGGAGTATTTTCTCAACCTCCGCTTCCACCTTCTCCCTGTTTATTGCCGAGGTTTCCTTCCCACCAAGAGGCACCTTGAGAACCCTTCCTCCCCTAACGTGAGCGTGAGTCCATGGTGCCGAAACTTTCAGCACAGGTTTTCTTGAGGTCCTGGTCAGGTTGAACTCTCTGATCACAACCCTTGTGTCAAAGCCTGTCTCCCGGGATATGGCTTCAGACAGAAACCGTGCCAGCTCGGTTTTTTCTGCCTTGTCGGTTGAAAACGCCTCTATGTTGGCCTTAACTAAGAGAATGTACCTGCCGGTTGCGCCGTACCTTCTGGAGGCCTCCAGCTCGGCCTTTCCAACGGCGACACCAAGGGCTCGGTATGCCTTTGACACGGCCCTCGGAAGGGCTTCTTCAAGGCGCAGGTAGATGTCGCTCGGGGCGTCGAGGGAGTATGAAAACTCCACCGCCGTTGGAGCGTCCTTGGGTTCCTCCCCCTGGAGGTAGTCGAGAAACTCAAACTTACCTAGTTCCACTATCTCGACGTTTCTCAGCTCCTCGGGGGGCTCGGTGTATCTCTTCACAACCCTGCCGCCCCCGTGGAGGAGGATGTTCTCACCGGACGCTCTAACGAGAAGAAGCCTGTTCCCCATACCCTTGAGCCTCTCAAGCAGTTCGTCGAATTTAATCGAGTCGAGCGATTCGATCGCCCGCATGGTATCACCGTCAGTGTTATAGAACTGGAATATAAAACGGTTACCTCGGGAATGTGTTGTGCGTTTCCGGGATAAATAATAAAAGTGGGCGATTCAGCCCCCTGCCTCGGCCGTAGCGTTGCAGGCGAGCGGCTGGGGCTGGTAGTTGAAGACGTCCGGATGCAGGTATTCGGCTATCTCCTCAAGGCCGTGGACTATCCTCGGGCCGGGCCTGACCACGAGGTTCTCATCGCTTAGGACGTAAACGTGTCCGTTCTTGACCGCATCAACCTCGGAGAGCGGGCCGGAGCATAGGTCCTCGGGCTTTATTCCTGCGTTCGGTGAGATTATAATGACCTCGGGGTTTCTGGCGATTATCTGCTCCTCACTCGCCGCTCCCCAGCCGCTTACATCGCCGAAGATGTTCTCTCCGCCGGCGAGGTTTATGAGGTCGTCAACGAAGGTTCCCGCCCCAGCCGTCCAGTAGCCGTTGTAGTAGCTGAGGATGAAGAAGGTCTCGACTTTCGGCTTTCCGGCGACCATCGCGGAGACATAGCTTACCTTGGCCTTCATCCCGGCCACGACCGACTTCGCACCCTCCTCGCGGTTGGTTACCCTGCCGAGCAACTCGATGGCGTTGTAGATATCCGTGATGTTCTTGGGGTCGACTATGATAACCGGGGCTATCTTCTCCAGGCTGTCGAGGATGTCCTTGGAAAAGCCGTCCGCCAGTATAAGGTCTGGCTGGAGCGATGCTATGGCTTCCAGGTTGGCGTATTTGCCGTAACCGCCGATTCTAGTGATGTTCTCCACCGCGGGCGGGAAGTCCTCGTAGTCGGTCACGCCAACGACTTTGTCGCCAGCGCCTATGTAGAACAGGCTCTCCGTTATGCTGGGTGCTAGTGAGACTATCCTCTCGGGCTCGCCCTCGATGGTGACCTCCCTTCCGGCGAAGTCCGTGACGGTTAGGGGATAGCTCACCTGGAACGCATCGGGATGAAGGAGTTTTGCGACGGCCTCAAGTCCCTTAACAACGCGGGGGCTGGGATGTATCAGGTCGTTTTCGTTCTCAATCATGTAAACCCTGCCCTCCTTGGCGGCCTTCGTGTTCGCCAGCGGGCCCTTGTAAACGTCCTGAACGCTCATGCCGCAGTGGGGGGTGAGCAGTATTACGTCGGGGTCGCGCTCCAGAACCTGTTCGGGGCTTACCGTCGGCCATCCGGTGGTGTCGTTGAAGATGTTCTCTCCGCCGGCCAGCTCGATGACGTCGCCGATGAAGGTTCCGCCTCCGGCGGTCATGAGCGGGTTGTTCCAGACAACGTAGAAGACTCCAACCCTAGGCTCTCCCGCGACCATCGAGCTTATCGCCTTTACCTCCTCCTGAAACTCGGCAGTGACTCTCTTGGCGCTTTCTTCTGCGTTGAAGACCCTCCCGAGGAGCTCAAGCGCCTTCGGGATGTCGTTCATGCCGTGGGGGTCAACGACCACGACCGGGGCTATCTTTTCAAGGTCGCCAAGAATGGCCGTCGAAAAGCTGTCAACGAGT contains:
- a CDS encoding Coenzyme F420 hydrogenase/dehydrogenase, beta subunit C-terminal domain; protein product: MINVTDSFVGHVLNIYLARATDREVLNTKVASGGAVTAILNYALDEGIIDGVVTAKRTNGLEGKAVVARSRKELLATVGNKWSIVPFASRIKTKIEENNLNQVAVVCLPCQAQFFGQMRDFPMLETDFGERIKYIISLFCMGTFAFETFINYLYLNHGIKGRDVRDIVLRGDVIEVYHPEGILKLSIGEIYRYLQVGCLVCTDYTGSWSDISAGVIETKPGWTILLARNKKADELIKNAKKRGYIEVRDGSPFIGEVINGAREKLARSQKNMMCMF
- a CDS encoding helical backbone metal receptor translates to MRMKKTAVLLMILMLGAVVAAGCIGGNATTTTSSGTPSKSPSPLTTTTSSASPETTTSSVESHYPITITDFANRTVTIESEPKRVVTIAPSITEDLYYLGLFDRVAGVTDFDDFPPEVANVTRIGGYGKYANLEVIASLNPDLILVDSFSTAILGDLEKIAPVVVVDPHGMNDIPKALELLGRVFNAEESAKRVTAEFQEEVKAISSMVAGEPRVGVFYVVWNNPLMTAGGGTFIGDVIELAGGENIFNDTTGWPTVSPEQVLERDPDVILLTPHCGMSVQDVYKGPLANTKAAKEGRVYMIENENDLIHPSPRVVKGLEAVAKLLHPDAFQVSYPLTVTDFAGREVTIEGEPERIVSLAPSITESLFYIGAGDKVVGVTDYEDFPPAVENITRIGGYGKYANLEAIASLQPDLILADGFSKDILDSLEKIAPVIIVDPKNITDIYNAIELLGRVTNREEGAKSVVAGMKAKVSYVSAMVAGKPKVETFFILSYYNGYWTAGAGTFVDDLINLAGGENIFGDVSGWGAASEEQIIARNPEVIIISPNAGIKPEDLCSGPLSEVDAVKNGHVYVLSDENLVVRPGPRIVHGLEEIAEYLHPDVFNYQPQPLACNATAEAGG